The Fusibacter sp. A1 genome has a segment encoding these proteins:
- a CDS encoding elongator complex protein 3: MRRRTLPFFVTHQGCPHQCVFCNQRVINNESAKEIEEFDAFIAKFAGEGTTEDCEIDLAFFGGSFTGLERELMKSYLKKGEELLKAGRIHSMKCSTRPDCIDEEILELLKAYGMNTIELGVQSMSDTVLSLSERGLSEADIVRASELIKEKGFVLGHQIMIGLPGDTFETFKETVRKSIELKPDVTRIYPTQVLKGTELAKLYENGDYVPLTIEKTIEQAKWALQHYYKAGVKVIKVGLHANDDLMDPDVRLAGPYHPAFREWVESLMVQEILAKVLTGIKPSETALEIRVHPKWVSRVSGLSQLNKLWLEENYRRPMRIIQDTTMSSEDIIISSERIAHVASMLIVDKQ, encoded by the coding sequence ATGAGAAGGCGGACACTTCCTTTTTTTGTGACACATCAAGGGTGTCCTCATCAGTGCGTATTTTGTAATCAACGTGTCATCAATAATGAATCCGCGAAGGAAATCGAAGAGTTTGATGCGTTTATTGCAAAGTTTGCAGGAGAAGGAACGACTGAAGATTGCGAAATAGACCTAGCCTTTTTTGGTGGAAGCTTCACAGGACTTGAAAGAGAACTGATGAAAAGCTACCTGAAAAAAGGGGAGGAGCTTCTTAAGGCAGGACGTATCCATTCCATGAAATGTTCCACTAGACCCGACTGCATCGACGAGGAGATTCTTGAGCTTTTAAAGGCGTACGGGATGAATACGATCGAGCTCGGTGTCCAGTCCATGAGCGATACGGTCCTTTCCCTGTCTGAACGAGGACTTAGTGAAGCGGACATCGTACGAGCCTCAGAACTGATTAAGGAAAAAGGATTCGTGCTAGGACATCAGATCATGATCGGTCTGCCTGGTGACACCTTTGAGACATTTAAGGAAACAGTAAGGAAATCGATCGAACTGAAACCGGATGTCACAAGGATCTATCCGACACAAGTACTCAAAGGAACAGAACTTGCGAAGCTATATGAAAATGGGGACTATGTCCCGCTAACAATAGAAAAAACGATCGAACAGGCCAAATGGGCGTTGCAGCATTATTACAAAGCAGGTGTGAAAGTGATAAAAGTCGGTTTACATGCGAATGATGATTTGATGGATCCTGATGTTAGGCTTGCGGGCCCTTACCATCCAGCGTTTAGGGAATGGGTGGAGAGCCTGATGGTTCAGGAAATACTAGCTAAGGTGCTTACGGGGATAAAACCGTCAGAAACAGCGCTTGAAATTAGGGTCCACCCAAAATGGGTTTCAAGAGTGTCCGGACTAAGCCAGTTGAACAAACTTTGGTTGGAAGAAAACTACAGAAGGCCGATGAGGATCATTCAAGATACCACCATGTCGAGTGAGGATATCATCATCTCCTCTGAAAGGATTGCCCATGTGGCGTCTATGTTAATCGTAGATAAACAGTAA
- a CDS encoding AMP-binding protein yields the protein MIFKDYRQLIRSVDTPSRDYTGIIRYENWTAIPHGHPETVLLSIIECIHDNQVFVVLYPNENPEELKPQIDKLLTELAPERIDFFMRSSGSSGRPKFVARTLESWIRSFSAHRDAFGLSSTKSVFIPGPMVYSANLYHSLLSIWLHQKVYLCQSTHTATQTRAIQTYDIDTLFTVPTRLDLLFRTEHNLVSIKKIITVGERLQSQTIRFVIRHPNLVAYHYYGASELGQVSFAAYDEILHHSTLLGQPFDGVKIGISNKKDIIVTSEYAAVGYKDQGTVFDKGDLIDGLLYFKGRSDEQLNHYGRKIDLTPVRELLQEQPSVKGYCLRLHTSDKKEHYSIHIHSDEKLNESVLQSIHRIHKPSHITYYKSVVLTSAGKCDWNTTIKKRA from the coding sequence ATGATTTTTAAAGACTACAGGCAACTCATCCGCTCAGTGGATACCCCAAGCAGGGATTATACAGGCATCATACGATACGAAAACTGGACGGCCATACCGCACGGCCATCCTGAAACAGTCCTACTCAGCATCATCGAATGCATCCATGACAATCAAGTCTTCGTGGTGCTTTATCCAAATGAAAACCCTGAGGAACTAAAACCTCAGATCGACAAGTTGCTCACTGAGCTCGCTCCTGAGAGGATTGATTTTTTTATGCGCTCCTCAGGATCGTCAGGTAGACCTAAGTTTGTCGCAAGGACCCTTGAAAGCTGGATCCGCAGCTTTTCTGCGCACCGCGACGCTTTTGGACTTTCAAGCACTAAATCGGTCTTCATACCTGGTCCCATGGTGTATTCCGCAAACCTATACCATAGTTTGCTTTCGATTTGGCTTCACCAAAAGGTCTACTTATGTCAAAGCACCCATACGGCTACGCAGACAAGGGCGATTCAGACCTATGATATCGACACCCTCTTTACCGTACCCACAAGACTCGACTTGCTATTCAGAACAGAACACAATTTAGTTTCCATAAAAAAAATCATCACCGTAGGCGAAAGACTCCAAAGTCAGACGATACGGTTTGTGATAAGGCATCCGAATCTTGTAGCCTACCACTACTATGGGGCTTCCGAACTCGGTCAGGTCTCCTTTGCGGCCTATGATGAAATCCTTCATCACTCTACACTACTCGGACAACCCTTTGACGGCGTCAAGATCGGCATTTCCAATAAAAAGGACATCATCGTCACTTCGGAGTATGCCGCAGTAGGCTATAAGGACCAGGGAACCGTATTCGATAAAGGAGACTTAATCGATGGACTGCTCTACTTCAAGGGGAGATCGGACGAACAGCTCAACCACTACGGAAGAAAGATCGACCTGACACCGGTTCGTGAACTCCTACAGGAGCAGCCATCCGTGAAAGGATACTGCCTTAGACTTCACACCTCAGATAAGAAGGAACACTACTCGATCCATATCCACTCCGACGAAAAGCTTAACGAATCGGTTTTACAATCGATCCACCGCATCCACAAACCTAGCCACATCACCTACTATAAAAGTGTAGTCCTCACAAGCGCAGGAAAATGCGACTGGAACACCACCATTAAAAAAAGAGCATAA
- a CDS encoding biotin transporter BioY, giving the protein MRNLKLQELTMIALFASLTAALGYFSIPLPFSPVPVSGQTLAIILAGLLLTPRAAGSSIGLWVMMGVIGLPVFSGGRAGFGVLMGPSGGYIIGFIVCAWFIAMFRGKTPNIARFTMISAFGSFVVIYAFGLMGLMVTTGMTLPAAFTAGVVPFLIGDTIKIVAAVAIAIPLHKHAKQYLPSF; this is encoded by the coding sequence ATGAGAAACTTAAAATTACAAGAACTTACTATGATCGCACTTTTCGCATCACTCACCGCAGCCCTTGGCTACTTCAGCATACCTCTTCCTTTTAGTCCTGTGCCGGTAAGCGGACAAACCCTCGCCATCATTTTGGCCGGCCTGCTCCTTACACCTCGCGCGGCTGGCTCGAGCATCGGTTTGTGGGTTATGATGGGCGTTATCGGATTGCCTGTGTTTTCTGGCGGTCGAGCCGGTTTCGGTGTGCTCATGGGACCTTCTGGCGGTTATATCATCGGATTCATCGTCTGCGCTTGGTTTATCGCAATGTTCAGAGGCAAAACTCCAAACATCGCGCGCTTTACTATGATAAGCGCCTTCGGTAGCTTTGTCGTCATCTACGCATTCGGTCTGATGGGCCTGATGGTAACGACCGGAATGACTTTGCCTGCTGCATTCACCGCAGGAGTAGTTCCTTTCCTTATCGGAGATACAATCAAGATCGTCGCTGCCGTGGCAATCGCGATCCCTCTACACAAACACGCGAAGCAATACTTGCCTTCCTTTTAA
- the fabF gene encoding beta-ketoacyl-ACP synthase II produces MKRVVITGIGVVSPIGTGKDAYWQALKEGKNGVGPITAFDATDFATQFAAEVKDFDPTDYLDKKEAKRMDRFTQFAVAAAQLAVKDSLLNLDTIDHERFGVVMGSGIGGINTLEQEHAKQLDKGGMRVSPFLIPMMITNMASGQLSMQFGAKGPNYTVITACASGTNAIGDAFKVIQRGDADIMLTGGTEASITPLGFGGFCVMKAMSRRNEDPSTGSRPFDLDRDGFVMGEGSGVLVIETLEHAQARGAKIYAEILGYGMSSDAYHITTPAPGGEGAARSMKNAIKDAGLTPEQIDYVNAHGTSTPYNDKFETMAIKSVFGDHAYDLVVNSTKSMTGHLLGASGAVEAIAAILAIEEGFVHPTINYTTPDPELDLNYVPNVGIHKEVNYFLSNSLGFGGHNATICIGKFK; encoded by the coding sequence ATGAAAAGAGTAGTAATCACAGGCATAGGTGTTGTAAGTCCAATCGGTACTGGTAAAGATGCTTACTGGCAGGCACTAAAAGAAGGCAAGAATGGCGTAGGTCCAATCACTGCATTTGATGCTACTGATTTTGCTACTCAGTTCGCCGCAGAAGTCAAAGACTTTGATCCTACCGACTATCTGGACAAGAAAGAAGCGAAGCGAATGGATAGATTCACTCAGTTCGCTGTCGCAGCTGCCCAGTTGGCTGTGAAGGACTCATTGTTAAACCTCGATACGATCGACCATGAACGTTTCGGCGTTGTCATGGGAAGTGGTATCGGCGGTATCAACACATTGGAACAAGAACATGCCAAACAGCTGGATAAGGGTGGAATGCGTGTCAGTCCGTTCTTAATCCCTATGATGATTACCAACATGGCGTCTGGCCAATTATCGATGCAATTTGGGGCAAAAGGTCCAAATTACACGGTAATTACCGCTTGTGCTTCCGGCACAAACGCGATCGGAGACGCTTTTAAGGTAATTCAACGTGGTGATGCTGATATCATGCTCACAGGCGGCACGGAAGCGTCGATCACCCCACTTGGATTCGGTGGTTTCTGTGTTATGAAAGCTATGTCAAGAAGAAACGAGGATCCGTCCACAGGCTCTAGACCTTTTGATCTGGACCGTGACGGGTTCGTAATGGGAGAAGGCTCAGGAGTGCTTGTAATAGAGACACTTGAGCATGCTCAGGCACGTGGCGCTAAAATTTATGCAGAGATACTCGGGTACGGTATGAGTTCGGATGCCTACCATATCACAACACCGGCTCCAGGCGGAGAAGGTGCTGCGCGTTCGATGAAAAACGCAATCAAGGACGCGGGTTTGACACCTGAACAAATCGATTATGTGAACGCACATGGTACATCGACACCCTATAACGATAAATTTGAAACGATGGCTATCAAATCGGTATTTGGCGACCATGCTTACGATCTAGTCGTGAATTCGACTAAATCGATGACAGGCCATTTACTTGGAGCATCAGGTGCTGTTGAGGCGATAGCTGCAATTTTGGCGATCGAAGAAGGGTTTGTTCACCCGACGATCAACTATACGACTCCTGATCCTGAACTCGATTTAAACTATGTGCCTAATGTAGGAATTCATAAGGAAGTCAACTACTTCCTATCCAATTCTTTAGGTTTTGGTGGACATAACGCTACAATTTGTATCGGTAAGTTCAAATAA
- a CDS encoding GGDEF domain-containing phosphodiesterase — protein MENAINELFSDELKHLLGLSSIGLCVILQGDVITFFNSEFYEKFDINTERACLSDWINLIDPSEQESIRQKLQEQFITGQPLVESKYRVKTKNGDYIWILTTSVAKYGEDGQVVGFLSAHNDITDKQTYEDHIHNLAYTDVLTGLSNLRMLEFQINDPFKYLERPHLLMFGIDGFGQFYDAYGRRAAERLQFEFSVLLSEYEIKGTKLYHVDRDEFVVLIDSTIDFDVEDYFRDIANDYQRLLFGGRQLQSLKLIGALIPAIYHDAKVDLTLNMARLTIRSIIDKEIVDFVVYDESMAAHLRKREIIEKGLLQAIEDDEIHVYFQPILRSDGIVVRAVEALVRWDNPEIGLIGPDDFIGAAELSGEILALGRYVVEQSCKMLVEVEKKLNRCINVSVNASVVELMQEGFANNVQNVVNRYGLGLDRIAIEVTESMGLNEGSKADREIRELRKLGIKVALDDFGTGYSSFDSLMKHPYTTLKLDRLFMERLATNLVYSDMIGSITKLCHHHQISVVAEGIETIEMVKLAQGMSVDYLQGYYFSRPLTKPQLLDYLEEQIKKEPF, from the coding sequence ATGGAGAATGCAATCAATGAATTGTTCTCTGATGAGCTGAAGCACCTGTTGGGCTTGTCGAGTATCGGACTTTGTGTCATTTTACAGGGTGATGTCATCACCTTTTTCAATAGCGAATTCTATGAGAAATTTGATATAAATACGGAAAGAGCCTGTCTGTCCGATTGGATCAACTTGATTGACCCAAGTGAGCAGGAAAGCATAAGACAGAAATTACAAGAACAGTTTATAACCGGTCAACCCCTTGTAGAGTCAAAATATCGGGTGAAAACAAAAAACGGCGACTACATCTGGATTTTGACCACTTCTGTCGCCAAGTACGGCGAAGACGGTCAAGTGGTAGGTTTTTTAAGCGCTCATAACGATATTACCGATAAACAGACCTATGAGGACCATATTCACAATTTGGCATATACGGACGTTTTGACAGGACTCTCCAATCTAAGGATGCTGGAGTTTCAGATAAACGATCCTTTTAAATATCTAGAAAGACCCCATCTTCTGATGTTCGGAATCGATGGGTTCGGACAGTTTTATGACGCGTATGGAAGACGGGCTGCCGAGAGGCTGCAGTTTGAGTTTTCTGTGCTGCTTTCGGAGTATGAGATCAAAGGAACCAAACTGTATCATGTGGACAGGGACGAGTTTGTAGTGCTGATCGACTCGACCATCGATTTTGATGTCGAGGACTACTTCAGGGATATCGCCAATGATTACCAAAGGCTTCTGTTTGGTGGTCGACAGCTGCAATCACTAAAGCTTATCGGAGCGCTTATTCCAGCGATCTACCATGATGCCAAGGTCGATCTGACCCTGAATATGGCAAGACTTACCATCAGAAGCATCATCGATAAGGAAATCGTCGATTTTGTCGTTTATGACGAATCGATGGCCGCGCACTTAAGAAAAAGGGAAATCATCGAAAAGGGTCTGCTACAAGCGATCGAAGATGATGAGATACATGTCTATTTCCAGCCGATCCTAAGGTCGGATGGTATTGTCGTACGCGCTGTCGAAGCGCTTGTAAGATGGGACAATCCTGAGATAGGACTTATCGGACCGGACGATTTTATCGGTGCTGCCGAGTTGTCCGGTGAAATACTGGCGCTTGGACGATATGTGGTTGAACAGTCGTGCAAGATGCTTGTCGAAGTCGAAAAAAAATTGAACCGCTGCATCAACGTATCAGTCAATGCGTCCGTCGTGGAACTGATGCAAGAAGGTTTTGCCAACAACGTGCAAAATGTAGTGAACCGATATGGATTAGGCTTGGATCGTATAGCGATCGAAGTTACAGAATCGATGGGGCTTAACGAAGGCTCCAAGGCCGATAGGGAAATCAGAGAACTTAGAAAATTGGGTATAAAAGTGGCCCTTGACGACTTTGGAACGGGTTACTCATCCTTTGACAGTCTGATGAAACATCCCTACACGACGCTCAAGCTCGACCGTCTCTTTATGGAGCGTCTGGCTACGAATCTCGTATATAGCGACATGATCGGTTCGATCACCAAGCTATGCCATCACCACCAGATATCTGTTGTCGCAGAAGGAATTGAAACAATCGAAATGGTGAAGCTTGCCCAGGGGATGTCTGTAGATTACCTGCAGGGGTATTATTTTTCAAGACCGCTCACAAAACCCCAACTGCTTGATTACCTTGAAGAACAAATTAAAAAAGAGCCTTTTTAG
- the rnc gene encoding ribonuclease III, whose product MNRNYNELEKKIKYQFRDYSLLEEALTHSSHANEKSNTGGNTNLNHNERLEFLGDSVLSIVISDFLFMKYPDFPEGDLTKLRAKIVCEPTLAESANEISLGQYMYFGKGEAQTGGRERPSILADAFEALIASIYLDGGLSEARRFILETMHDKIEDSIHGRIFLDYKTALQERVQASSQLPITYEIINEEGPDHQKVFSACVLIGSVNTGIGKGKSKKEAEQLAAKMALKALSK is encoded by the coding sequence ATGAATAGGAATTATAACGAACTGGAAAAAAAGATAAAATATCAGTTTAGAGACTACTCGCTTCTGGAAGAGGCGTTGACTCATAGCTCGCATGCGAATGAGAAAAGCAATACCGGTGGCAACACCAATCTGAACCACAATGAAAGACTGGAATTTTTAGGCGACTCCGTACTCAGTATCGTGATCAGTGATTTTCTTTTTATGAAGTATCCTGACTTTCCTGAGGGCGACTTGACCAAACTGAGAGCTAAAATCGTATGTGAACCCACACTCGCCGAGAGCGCGAATGAAATCAGCCTGGGACAATACATGTATTTTGGCAAAGGTGAGGCGCAGACGGGTGGCAGAGAAAGACCTTCGATTCTTGCGGATGCTTTTGAAGCGCTTATCGCATCGATCTATCTTGACGGCGGACTAAGCGAAGCTCGACGGTTCATCCTTGAAACCATGCATGACAAAATTGAGGACTCGATCCATGGACGCATATTCCTTGACTACAAGACGGCCCTACAAGAGCGTGTACAAGCATCTTCACAGCTTCCGATCACTTATGAGATCATCAATGAAGAAGGACCTGACCATCAAAAGGTATTCTCGGCTTGTGTACTTATCGGATCTGTCAACACGGGAATCGGTAAAGGTAAAAGCAAAAAGGAAGCGGAGCAGCTTGCCGCTAAGATGGCACTGAAGGCGTTAAGCAAATGA
- the acpP gene encoding acyl carrier protein: MVFDKVKAIIIDQLGLDADVVIEPATSLMGDLEADSLDAVEIIMALEDEFDIEIPDEDAEKFKNIGDIAKYIEANQ; encoded by the coding sequence ATGGTATTTGATAAAGTAAAAGCAATCATCATCGATCAATTAGGTTTGGACGCAGACGTAGTAATTGAACCAGCTACATCACTTATGGGTGATCTTGAGGCTGATTCACTTGACGCAGTTGAAATCATCATGGCTTTGGAAGATGAGTTCGATATCGAAATTCCAGACGAAGACGCCGAGAAATTCAAAAACATCGGTGATATAGCAAAGTACATCGAAGCAAATCAATAG
- a CDS encoding thiolase family protein produces MKPVFIYKAKRTPIGKKNGSLKTFLPETLMSKVLLELLNGVEPTAVDDVIIANAVGPMGNIARLSWLEAGLPITTSATSIDFQCGGGLKAVEYAYYQIACSAHTMVIAGGTESTSLEPSREYHDNDPRKVKHPHRLTRAQFAPECLGDVDMLTGAQNTALKYDLSRKMMDDYALSSHLKAIEAQSKGIFTPLIVPIQVGDKTLTSDDSIRPSITSRLLSRAKPLLEPDSRITAGNACLMHDGAAGLLIGDETVQLRYGLKPIARIMGFSSIGCDPNLSPLGPIHAVQKLLEAFTMGYDSIDMIEINEAFSAKILAFHHATGYPLSKINTGGGALAYGHPYAASGAIILGHLIENLSQAGGRFGIAALGVAGGQGISCMIEVLS; encoded by the coding sequence ATGAAACCAGTGTTCATCTATAAAGCCAAGCGCACACCGATCGGCAAGAAGAACGGATCACTCAAGACCTTTCTTCCGGAGACCTTAATGTCGAAGGTGCTTTTAGAATTATTGAACGGCGTCGAACCGACCGCCGTTGACGATGTGATTATCGCAAATGCGGTTGGTCCCATGGGTAATATCGCAAGACTCAGCTGGCTCGAAGCTGGGCTTCCCATAACCACGAGTGCGACCAGCATCGACTTTCAGTGCGGGGGCGGACTTAAGGCGGTCGAATACGCCTACTACCAAATCGCTTGCTCCGCTCACACGATGGTCATAGCAGGCGGTACTGAATCGACCTCGCTTGAACCCTCAAGAGAATACCACGACAATGACCCACGAAAAGTGAAGCACCCCCACCGTCTGACTAGAGCCCAGTTCGCCCCAGAATGCCTGGGTGATGTGGACATGCTCACAGGCGCTCAAAATACGGCGCTTAAATATGATTTGAGCAGGAAAATGATGGATGACTACGCGCTTTCAAGCCATTTAAAGGCGATCGAGGCTCAAAGCAAGGGAATCTTCACCCCTCTGATCGTTCCAATCCAGGTAGGCGACAAGACGCTCACATCGGATGACAGCATACGCCCTTCCATTACAAGCAGGCTGCTATCGAGGGCCAAGCCCCTGCTCGAGCCCGATAGTAGGATAACCGCAGGCAATGCTTGCCTGATGCACGACGGAGCCGCCGGCCTCTTGATCGGCGACGAAACAGTACAGCTTCGATACGGACTCAAACCGATTGCAAGGATCATGGGCTTTTCTAGCATAGGATGCGATCCGAACCTTTCGCCGCTCGGTCCGATCCACGCAGTACAGAAGCTGCTCGAGGCGTTTACTATGGGCTATGACAGCATTGACATGATCGAAATAAACGAGGCTTTTTCAGCCAAGATTCTCGCCTTCCACCATGCGACAGGCTATCCTCTTAGCAAGATCAACACAGGCGGTGGAGCACTTGCCTACGGACATCCCTATGCGGCGTCTGGAGCCATCATACTGGGTCATCTGATTGAAAACCTATCACAAGCAGGGGGCCGTTTTGGTATCGCCGCACTCGGCGTGGCCGGCGGACAAGGAATATCGTGCATGATAGAGGTTCTCTCATGA